In the Ensifer adhaerens genome, one interval contains:
- a CDS encoding transketolase-like TK C-terminal-containing protein, with protein MTGSALTPQQLASLRDLERQVLWHACWMVHNANHLREKGEVKVGGHQASSASIASIMTALYFHILRPEDRVAVKPHASPVYHAVQYLMGNQTRDKLENFRGFGGAQSYPSRTKDIDDVDFSTGSVGLGVAITAFASLVQDYIGSKRWGSRPAGRMIALVGDAELDEGNIYECLQEGWKHDLRNTWWVIDYNRQSLDGVVREGLWQRIEGIFSAFGWDVKVLKHGVLQEAAFCEPGGETLRNWIERCPNQLYSALTFQGGAAWRKRLSDEIGSEAGVTELLSGRTDDQLSDLMCNLGGHCLETLVRTFGDIDHDRPTVFLAYTIKGWGTPLAGHKDNHAGLMTKAQMAAFQERIGVKPGAEWEPFGAVTSPGPLRGFLKAVPFFAKGTRRFTAPAVLTSGPAFLDDRELSTQAGFGKILDALAQRGDALAERIVTMAPDVTVSTNLGPWVNRRGLFARERVADTFRDERVPSAQKWEFGPSGQHIELGIAEMNLFLLLGAAGLSHSLFGERLLPIGTVYDPFVARGLDALNYACYQDARFMVVGTPSGITLAPEGGAHQSIGSQLIGMSQDGLASFEPAYLDELSIIMDWAFDYMQLSGEAKHDPRTWLRDETGGSVYLRLTTRPLEQIATRRGDASFRQGVIDGAYWLRPPSVRTRIVLAYQGCIAPEVLLAAGRLAETHGDVAVMAVTSADRLNAGWTAAQRARRHGAIHARSHIETLLSAASRTASLITVTDGHPATLGWLGSVEGHRTISLGVEHFGQTGTVADLYAHYGIDTESIIEAAESVVRTDAMPAAVRVA; from the coding sequence ATGACCGGATCGGCTTTGACGCCCCAGCAACTGGCAAGCTTGAGGGATCTGGAGCGACAGGTACTGTGGCATGCATGCTGGATGGTCCACAATGCCAACCACCTGCGCGAAAAGGGCGAGGTGAAGGTTGGCGGACATCAAGCGTCGTCGGCGTCAATCGCCTCAATTATGACGGCACTCTACTTTCACATATTGCGGCCTGAAGACCGTGTAGCCGTTAAGCCCCACGCCTCGCCTGTCTATCATGCGGTTCAATACCTCATGGGCAACCAAACGCGGGATAAGCTTGAAAACTTCCGTGGTTTCGGTGGTGCGCAATCATACCCGAGTCGGACCAAGGACATCGACGACGTTGATTTTTCAACCGGGTCGGTTGGACTAGGCGTGGCGATTACGGCGTTCGCTTCGCTGGTGCAGGATTATATCGGCTCCAAGCGCTGGGGAAGCCGACCGGCGGGCAGGATGATTGCGTTGGTGGGGGATGCTGAGCTCGACGAAGGCAACATCTACGAATGCCTCCAGGAGGGCTGGAAACATGACCTTCGGAATACCTGGTGGGTGATCGACTACAATCGCCAGAGCCTCGACGGGGTGGTGCGCGAAGGTCTGTGGCAGCGCATCGAGGGCATTTTCAGTGCCTTTGGTTGGGACGTGAAAGTGCTGAAACACGGAGTGTTGCAGGAGGCAGCCTTCTGCGAGCCCGGCGGCGAAACGTTGCGGAACTGGATTGAACGGTGCCCGAACCAGCTCTATTCGGCCCTGACCTTCCAAGGAGGCGCGGCTTGGCGCAAGCGCCTAAGCGACGAAATTGGGAGTGAAGCCGGTGTTACAGAGCTGCTATCAGGTAGGACCGACGACCAGCTTTCCGATCTTATGTGCAATCTCGGCGGCCACTGCCTGGAAACCTTGGTCAGGACCTTCGGCGACATAGATCACGACCGTCCAACCGTCTTCCTCGCCTATACCATTAAAGGCTGGGGGACGCCCCTAGCGGGTCACAAGGACAATCACGCTGGCTTGATGACCAAAGCCCAGATGGCGGCCTTTCAGGAACGAATTGGTGTTAAGCCGGGGGCGGAATGGGAACCATTCGGTGCCGTCACGTCGCCCGGTCCATTGCGTGGTTTTCTCAAGGCGGTACCCTTCTTCGCCAAAGGCACGCGGCGCTTCACAGCGCCAGCTGTGCTAACCTCTGGACCTGCCTTCCTTGACGACCGAGAACTGTCAACTCAGGCTGGTTTCGGGAAGATCCTCGATGCTCTCGCTCAACGCGGAGACGCGCTGGCGGAGCGGATCGTTACCATGGCGCCGGATGTAACTGTGTCGACCAACCTCGGCCCTTGGGTCAACCGGCGGGGGCTCTTCGCGCGGGAGAGGGTGGCCGACACGTTCCGTGACGAGCGCGTGCCTTCGGCGCAGAAATGGGAGTTTGGACCATCCGGCCAACATATCGAACTCGGCATTGCTGAGATGAACCTGTTCCTCCTGCTAGGCGCTGCTGGCTTATCGCACTCCCTTTTCGGCGAGCGCCTCTTACCGATCGGCACGGTATACGATCCCTTCGTCGCACGGGGGCTCGATGCGCTAAACTACGCTTGCTACCAGGATGCACGCTTCATGGTTGTCGGAACGCCTTCCGGCATCACATTGGCACCGGAGGGCGGAGCCCACCAGTCAATCGGCTCACAGCTCATTGGCATGAGCCAGGACGGTTTAGCTAGCTTCGAACCGGCTTACCTTGACGAACTCTCGATCATCATGGATTGGGCCTTTGACTATATGCAGCTTAGTGGCGAAGCCAAACACGATCCACGGACCTGGCTGCGGGACGAGACCGGTGGTTCGGTTTACCTGCGGCTCACAACGCGGCCACTCGAGCAAATTGCTACGAGGCGTGGGGACGCGAGTTTCAGACAGGGGGTCATAGACGGCGCATACTGGTTGCGACCGCCATCCGTCAGGACCCGTATTGTGCTCGCCTACCAAGGCTGCATCGCGCCCGAAGTCTTGCTGGCAGCAGGACGACTTGCCGAAACACATGGGGACGTCGCCGTCATGGCTGTCACCAGTGCGGATCGGCTGAATGCGGGCTGGACAGCCGCGCAACGAGCACGACGCCACGGTGCTATTCACGCGCGGAGTCACATCGAGACGCTACTTTCGGCCGCCTCACGAACTGCAAGTCTGATTACCGTCACTGATGGCCATCCGGCAACGCTCGGATGGCTCGGATCTGTGGAGGGCCATCGGACAATATCGCTCGGCGTCGAGCACTTCGGACAGACTGGCACGGTCGCGGATCTCTACGCCCATTACGGAATTGACACCGAGTCCATCATCGAAGCTGCTGAATCGGTTGTGCGGACAGACGCAATGCCGGCTGCGGTGCGTGTTGCCTGA
- a CDS encoding D-cysteine desulfhydrase family protein: MDRPEKIHLATWPSPLEASPRLAIALGLRAGDLWFKRDDLTGLAGGGNKLRKLEYTCAKALAEGAKTLVTVGAAQSNHARLTAAAGAKLGLHVVLVLAGNRPTDFTGNLALNGLLGAEMLWAGDVDDLALEERARQEVRRLEEEGTPVAFIPFGGSSSIAAHGYADCGDELKVQAPNLAHVFTAVGSGGTMAGLVHSLGGTRVHGVDAGAVSDPEQRVRALISAMAKEDYSEPLSIRGDQVGLGYAYLTEPVEEALQLVARYGGIILDPIYTGRAFAGLIAAVREGLVRPGEQTIFLHSGGLPGFFGNPEILHLTGQR; this comes from the coding sequence ATGGATAGACCTGAGAAAATCCACCTGGCCACCTGGCCCTCGCCATTAGAGGCATCACCCAGGTTGGCAATCGCCCTTGGACTGCGCGCAGGTGATCTGTGGTTCAAACGGGACGACCTGACGGGTCTTGCCGGCGGTGGAAACAAGCTTCGCAAACTTGAGTATACGTGTGCCAAGGCGCTCGCAGAAGGCGCGAAGACCTTGGTGACGGTCGGTGCTGCCCAGAGCAACCACGCGCGTTTAACCGCCGCGGCGGGAGCGAAACTTGGCTTGCATGTAGTCCTCGTCCTGGCCGGCAACCGCCCAACGGATTTCACAGGGAATCTCGCTCTCAATGGGCTGCTAGGCGCCGAAATGCTCTGGGCAGGAGATGTTGATGACCTGGCTTTGGAGGAGCGTGCAAGGCAGGAAGTCCGGCGCCTCGAAGAGGAGGGGACGCCAGTTGCGTTTATTCCGTTTGGTGGGTCGAGCAGCATTGCCGCGCACGGTTATGCCGACTGTGGTGATGAGTTGAAGGTGCAAGCCCCCAACTTGGCGCATGTGTTTACTGCGGTTGGGTCTGGTGGAACAATGGCTGGCCTTGTCCACTCCCTCGGCGGAACGCGTGTTCACGGCGTCGATGCTGGCGCAGTGAGCGATCCCGAGCAGCGGGTAAGAGCGTTGATTTCGGCGATGGCGAAAGAGGACTACTCCGAGCCGCTCAGCATCCGAGGAGACCAGGTGGGGCTCGGATACGCGTACCTGACCGAACCAGTGGAAGAGGCACTCCAATTGGTGGCTCGGTATGGGGGGATCATTTTGGATCCCATCTATACCGGTCGCGCATTCGCGGGCCTTATCGCAGCCGTTCGAGAGGGACTTGTGAGACCAGGCGAACAGACGATCTTCCTCCATTCTGGCGGGTTGCCTGGCTTCTTTGGGAACCCCGAAATATTGCATCTCACGGGGCAGCGCTAA